CTACTTTAATCCGAGCCACAGCAATTCTCCGTCGTCAAATACCAGATGTGGAAGTGCGAATTGCTAGTCGGGGGCCAGAGTGGAACAACCTCCGTCGTCTGACTCAAGAACTCGATTTAAATCAAAATGTGACGTTTCTTGGTTACGTCCCCTATGAAGATTTAGTCCGCGAGTATGTCCGTTGTCATGTATTCTGTTTACCAAGTCTGCAAGAAGGGTTTGGTATTGTGTTTGCAGAAGCAATGGCTAGCTGTAAGCCAATTGTTGCCAGTCGTTCGTCTTCTACACCTGAGTTGATTGAACATGGCGTACAAGGTTTACTAGCCAATCCTTTAGATTCCGAAGATTTGGCACGTCAGTTAGCAGAAGTACTGTTATCGCCACAAACAGCTTTGGCACTAGGCAAAGCAGGTCGTGCTAAAGTTGTCGAATTTGATGCGCCTGCGATCGCGCAAAAATTCACTCAGTTGCTCAGTAAACTCTAAAATCTCAAATCTACAATGCTATTAAAACCTCATCATCAACTTGGCCAAATGTTGTGGCGATCGCTATTTATTATTTTACTGTGTATATTTTTACTCGCACTCGGCGGTTGTCAAACTGTTAAGCAAGCAGACAATCAAATCGTGCATCTCACTCTTTGGCATGGGATAAATCCGCCTAGCAATCGGGATATATTTCAAAAACTAGTAGATAAATTTAATCAGACTCATTCTGATATTCAGATAGATTCTATTTACGCGGGTCAACTCGATCAACAAATCCCCAAAGTTTTAACAGCAGTTATTGGCAATGCTCAACCTGATATTTTGTTCTTCAATCCCCAAATTACAGGTCAATTTGTAGAATTGGGAGCAATTTATCCCTTGGAGGATTGGTTAAATAAATCGCCAATCAAGTCGGAAATTATTCAAAATTGCTTTGGCGAGATGTCTTTAAATGGACATATTTGGTCAGTTCCTTTATTTGCTGGTAATGTCGGCATTTTTTACAGACGCGATCTGTTTAAAGCGGCGGGGATTACCGAATTACCAAAAACTTGGGAAGAATTACGGGAAGTAGCTAAAAAACTAACAGTAGATTTGAATGGCGACAAAAGGCCAGATCGGTATGGAATGTTAATGCCCCTTGGTAAAGGAGAATGGACAGTTTTTACATGGTTTCCTTTTTTATTAAGTAGTGGGGGAACGCTGGTAGAAAATAATCATCCAAATCTAGTTAGCCCAAGTGCGATCGCTGCTTTACAATTTTGGCAAAACTTGATTAAAGATGGTTCTACTAAATTTTCTGCACCCGAACGGGGATATGAAGAAGATGATTTCATTGCTGGGCGGGTTGCTATGCAGTTAACAGGGCCTTGGACGTTCATTATGCAAAGTAAAGTTGATTTTGATGTACTTCCCATTCCCGCTAACCGCCAACCAGCAACAGTGCTTGCTAGTGGCAATTTATTTGTCATGAAAACTACACCCAAAAGACAACAAGCTTCGTTGAAATTTTTAGAATACGTTCTTAGTGAAGAATTCCAAACTGAATGGAGTATTGGCTCAGGTTTTTTACCAGTAAATATTAAATCTGCTCAAAGCCAAGCTTACCAAGAATTTATTCAGAAAAAGCCTGCTATGAAAGTTTTTCTTGAGCAAATGTCTGTATCAGGTTCTCGACCAATTATTTCTGGTTACAGTCGCGTTTCCGAAAGTCTTGGTAGAGCAATTGAAGCTACAATGCTAGGTACGCCTCCAGAAACAGCTCTCAAAAAATTCCAAGCATATCTAGATTTAATGCGGTCTGGAAATTCCTACTAAATACATTTAGCGCACCGCATACAAATTGTAAGTATCAACGTATGTAGTTGGTAACTCTGCTCTTTTTTCTAGCTCAATCTTAAATCCTTGAGAGATTAACAATTTTTGAATTTTATCTAGTCGTCCTTGTTTATTATGAACTTCCCCAACTATTTGCTTGATTTTAGGCCAGTCCTTGTCAGCTATACCTTGGAGAACTTCATATTCTGCACCTTCAACATCAATTTTTAATAAATCTATAGAATCAATGCCTAATTCATTGATGACAGAAGATAAAGTTTTTACCTCACATTTTACTTGTTGTTCTTCTTGAAAAAAGCTAGCGAATAAGTCTTCTATCGGCTCTGAATTTATTTCTTCCTTGACATCATCTGCATCTGCTATGATGTCTCCTGGTTTTGTGGTGGAATTACCAGCCATATTCGGATAAAAAACAAATATCTTTTCAGGATTGTCTTCTGAACTGATCCCATAATTGAATAATTGAACATTATCAAGATTATATAGACGAGTATTTTCTTTTAGTATGAAAAATGTTTGCTCGATCGGCTCAAAAGCATAAATTTTTACTTGCTTTTGAATGCTGTTAACAAACAAAGAAAATAAGCCAATATTTGCGCCAACATCAAATATACAATCTCCTTCATTGATGACAATGCCATGTCTGAGATATTGCTGCTCGGTAAATATTTCTGAATATATATAT
The genomic region above belongs to Calothrix sp. NIES-2098 and contains:
- a CDS encoding methyltransferase FkbM family protein — its product is MSRKKMSFANELEFYYISSPEETEYIYSEIFTEQQYLRHGIVINEGDCIFDVGANIGLFSLFVNSIQKQVKIYAFEPIEQTFFILKENTRLYNLDNVQLFNYGISSEDNPEKIFVFYPNMAGNSTTKPGDIIADADDVKEEINSEPIEDLFASFFQEEQQVKCEVKTLSSVINELGIDSIDLLKIDVEGAEYEVLQGIADKDWPKIKQIVGEVHNKQGRLDKIQKLLISQGFKIELEKRAELPTTYVDTYNLYAVR
- a CDS encoding sugar ABC transporter, periplasmic sugar-binding protein, whose translation is MLLKPHHQLGQMLWRSLFIILLCIFLLALGGCQTVKQADNQIVHLTLWHGINPPSNRDIFQKLVDKFNQTHSDIQIDSIYAGQLDQQIPKVLTAVIGNAQPDILFFNPQITGQFVELGAIYPLEDWLNKSPIKSEIIQNCFGEMSLNGHIWSVPLFAGNVGIFYRRDLFKAAGITELPKTWEELREVAKKLTVDLNGDKRPDRYGMLMPLGKGEWTVFTWFPFLLSSGGTLVENNHPNLVSPSAIAALQFWQNLIKDGSTKFSAPERGYEEDDFIAGRVAMQLTGPWTFIMQSKVDFDVLPIPANRQPATVLASGNLFVMKTTPKRQQASLKFLEYVLSEEFQTEWSIGSGFLPVNIKSAQSQAYQEFIQKKPAMKVFLEQMSVSGSRPIISGYSRVSESLGRAIEATMLGTPPETALKKFQAYLDLMRSGNSY